The following DNA comes from Negativicutes bacterium.
AACTTGTACCTTTCGCCGGTTATTTGCTGCCGATTCAATATGCAACCGGTATCATTACGGAGCATATGGCTGTCCGCCAACAAGCGGGCTTATTTGATGTTTCCCATATGGGAGAAGTGATCTACAGCGGCAGAGACGCTGAAAAAAATCTGAATCGTCTGCTGACCAATGATATTGCTTTATTGCACTACGGTGAGGTCTGTTACAGCCCGATGTGCAATACGGAAGGCGGCTTCGTGGATGATCTGATTGTTTATAAATTGGGCGATGAGAAATATATGCTGGTCGTCAATGCTTCCAATCGCGAAAAAGATGTTGCCTGGATGCAGGAACATCTGTTTGGCGAGGTTCAGTTCGCGGATATTTCTGACGATACGGCGGAACTAGCGCTGCAGGGTCCTAATTCCACCGCCATCTTAGCCAAGCTGACGGATGCTGCCGCTCTGCCTGTCGATAATTATACCTTCAAAGAAAATATTCAGCTCAATGGCATCTCCTGTCTTGTTTCTGTCACCGGCTACACCGGTGAGATGGGCTATGAAATTTACCTCGACAATGCGCATGCCGCCGAGGTTTGGAATTTACTGCTGACAGCCGGTAAAGAACTGGGCCTGATTCCCTGTGGCTTAGGCAGTCGTGATACGCTGCGTTTGGAAGCAGGCATGCCGCTTTACGGTCATGAAATGAATGACAGGATCACTCCTTTGGAAATCGGCTTAAGCTATTTTGTCCACCTGGAAAAAGAGGGCGGTTTTCTGGGCAAAGAGGCAATGATCGCCAAAAAACCCTACACAAACAAGCGTGTTGGTCTTAAGGTAATCGGCCGCGGCATCGTACGCGAACAGGAAAAAATTTTCATCGGTGAACAGGAGATTGGCATCACGACATCCGGGACTTATTGCCCTTATTTTGGCTGCGGTCTCGCCATGGCCCGGGTCCAAAAAAAATACGGTAAAATCGGCACTCAGGTCGATGTAGAAGTGCGCGGCAAACGAATTGCCGCAGAGATTGTTGCACTGCCGTTCTACAAGCGGGACCGGACCACGGCACCCTCTGTTTCTTCAAAATAAACGCGCAGCTTGCGTTTATCAATAAAATACATTAGGAGGTCAATCAGCATGAACATTCCCCAAAATTTACTCTACAGCA
Coding sequences within:
- the gcvT gene encoding glycine cleavage system aminomethyltransferase GcvT; amino-acid sequence: MEKKTPLYDCHLAAGGKLVPFAGYLLPIQYATGIITEHMAVRQQAGLFDVSHMGEVIYSGRDAEKNLNRLLTNDIALLHYGEVCYSPMCNTEGGFVDDLIVYKLGDEKYMLVVNASNREKDVAWMQEHLFGEVQFADISDDTAELALQGPNSTAILAKLTDAAALPVDNYTFKENIQLNGISCLVSVTGYTGEMGYEIYLDNAHAAEVWNLLLTAGKELGLIPCGLGSRDTLRLEAGMPLYGHEMNDRITPLEIGLSYFVHLEKEGGFLGKEAMIAKKPYTNKRVGLKVIGRGIVREQEKIFIGEQEIGITTSGTYCPYFGCGLAMARVQKKYGKIGTQVDVEVRGKRIAAEIVALPFYKRDRTTAPSVSSK